GGAAGAAAGCGCCTGCTCAGAAGAAGTAAAAGAGCTTGCTGCGGATGTATTCATCGTTGTAAACCGTCTCAAAGAGATTACAAATAATTTTCTTAATTTTGCAAACATGAGTCAAAAGAAAAAGAAGGAAGTGTCACTTGTACAAGTGTTAGAAGAAGTGTTTCATTTACTGCGTTTAAAGTGTAATGAAGCAAACATTAGCATTGTAAAAGACTTTGAGGAAAAATGTTTGATTGCAGGGGTCTATGATCAATTGATTCAAGTGTTTTTAAATATTGTCTTAAACGCAATGGAAGCAATGGATGAGGGCGGGTATATTATCGCTTCGATTCAAACGATGAATATGAACGAAGAATATGTGGTTGTTCGTATAGAAGATACGGGTTCAGGCATTAACAAGCAGGACTTAGAGTGGCTGTTTAATCCCTTTTACTCAACGAAAGAAACAGGTTCAGGACTAGGGTTAACGATTGCAAGAGATATTGTAAAAGAACATGGAGGAGAATTATTTATTGAAAGTATAGAAGGCAAAGGGACAACCATTACATGTCGTTTTCCCAAACAGAAAAATACAAAAGGAGGCTAAAAAACATGGAGAATAAGTGCAGTGTGTTAATGATTGATGATGAACAGAACCTTTGTAAGCTGGTAGCCAAAAAGCTTCAGAAATCTGGTTTTCATACGCACGCGGCATATACTGGAGGAAAAGGAATCGAAATGGCTAAAACGCTGGATATCGATGTGGTGATACTAGATTATATGCTTCCGGATATGACGGGGATCGATGTGTTAAAGAAGTTAAAAGAGGTAACGCAATCAAAAGTAATCATGCTTACTGCATACGGAAATGTTGAGAGCGCTGTGCAATCTATGAAAATAGGGGCTGCTGATTATTTGAATAAGCCTGTTGAACTTGAAGAACTAAAGAATATTATTGCTTCGCTATGTACGGACAAGCAACCGGATGCCGTGATGGAAAAAGGTAAAGACAAAGACTTTATTTCAAAAAGCTCAGAAATGAACAAGTTAGTGGAAATGGTAGAGTACGTAAAAGATACAGACGCTAGCATTTTAATTCTAGGTGAAAGCGGAGTAGGTAAAACCGCGATGGCTAAATGGATACATGAGCAGAGTCATAGAAAAAACAGTCCTTTTGTGGCTATCAACTGCGCAGCCATACCAGAAGCCCTTCTTGAAAGTGAACTGTTTGGCTATAGAAAAGGAGCGTTTACAGGGGCTGCTTCTTCTCAAAAAGGAAAGTTTTCTGCTGCGGACGGCGGTACAATCTTTTTAGATGAAATTGGAGAAATTTCGTTAAGCATGCAGGCAAAGCTATTGCATGTAATCGAAGAAAAAAAAGTAATGCAGCTCGGAAGCAACGAGTATGAATCCTTGGACGTCCGAATTATTTCAGCTACAAATAAACCGCTTCAACAGTTAGTAGAACAAAAGAAATTTCGGGAAGATTTATACTATCGATTAAATTTAATGGAGATCACCATTCCTCCTCTAAGGCACCGAAAAGAAGATATTGAGCCGCTCATTCATCACCACATTATAAAGTTAAATACAAAATACAATAAGACGCTTACTGTTTCAAACGCGGCACTTCAACAGCTAATTTCTTATGAGTGGCCGGGAAATATTCGTGAGCTGTTAAATGCGATTGAAAGAGTTCATATTTTAAAACGGTATGGGACAATTGAGCTCTCTGATTTAACATATCTTTTTAATAAGCAAGAGTCTCATTCATATAGGAATCAGCAGGTGAAAGCAAAACAAACAAACTTATCACATGCATTAGGTGAAGTAGAGGAAGAAATGATTAAAAACGCTCTTGAAGAAATGAAAGGCAATCAAACGAAAGCAGCTCAAAAACTAGGAATTGCTCGCCATACGTTAATTTATAAAATGAAAAAAATGGGTCTTAAATTTTAGAAAAAGGATATGAAAGAAATGACCTATCGTAAAATATTCAGCTTACTAGTACTGTGTTTTACAGTACTGGGAGCATGTCAGCAGCACAGTACTACCCCTCTTAGGGAAGAAAAGAAGTCTCTCGATTCTGTTAGTATTACAGTTGGGTCGAAATCTATGACAGAGCAATATCTACTAATGAAAATGACCGCGCTTCTATTAAAAGAACAAGGAGCTACTGTACACGAAAGGCGCTTTTTAGACAGCGATTCTATTCGAAAAGCAAGCTTGGCGGGCTATATTGATATGTACTGGGAATATACGAGTACGGCAAGGATTGTGCATCAAAACCAAGAGCCGGTTTATAATGAAAAAAAGTTGTATCAGCTGGTGAAAGAAACGGATGCGAAAAACCACTTAACGTGGCTGAACACTAGCCATTTTAACAGCAGCTGGGGGGTTTTAGTTAACCGTTCTTTTGCAAAGGAGCATCATTTAAACTCTGTTTCTGACTTGATTTCCTACATAAAAAAGCAAAATAAAGAAGTAAAGATAGCTACAAACAATGAATTTCTAAAAAGAAAAGACGGCTTGATGCAATTAGCTAATAACTATGAGTTAAAGTCCGTTTCAACTGAAATCATTGGAATCGATTCAGAAATTATTCCTTTGGCGGTGAAAGAAGGCAGAGTAGACGTAGGGATTGGAATGATATCTGATAGTCGAATTCAAGCATACGACCTTGTGTTACTAAAGGAAGATCAATCTCTTTTTCCGCCTTATTATGCGGCTCCTGTAGTAAAACAATCATTAGCAAGCCGTTATCCGTCTGTTGTTTCCACTTTAAATGAACTATCAAGTAAACTAACGAATAAAAAGATGGTAGAGCTGAATTACCAAGTTGATATTTTACACAAAGACGTATCAGATGTTGCCTATAAATTTTTACTGGAAAATCACTTGATTACTCGTTGATAGATATAATAAAAAAAGAGGCTGGGACAAAAGTAGTTGAGCCCAAGTAAAAAACGAACCATTCATCAACCTGTTTGATGAGTGGTTCGTTTTTTTTGTGATGGTGCATATCGTTTTATTTGTTTCGTTGCTTCTAGCAGTTGATTTGGAGGGCAAGGCGAAGACTCCTGCGGGAAAAGCGGAACAGGTGAGACCCCGCAGGAGCGAAAGCGACGAGGAGGCTCAGCGGCCGCCCGCGGAAAGCGAAGTCTTGCACGGAAATCAATTGCGGTGTCATAAGCAGTCCAGCTCATGTATCTCATTTGTTCGTCTTTCAATTGGATTTATTTCGTTATGTCTCAACCTCTTTTTTATTGTAGAGTGTAGAAAATTTCTACAGTTAATTGTGTGAATTTTCTACAATTTATTTTTTGTTTTCTATTAAGTATTGATTACATCAATCATTTAAACTTGGCACGCATCTTGCAATAGATATAAGTGAAAGTAAAAATGCTGAAATGTAAGGAGATTAGTATTCAATGAAAATTACGGGAATAGAGATCAAACATTATTTACTGCCTTTAAATCCGCCTTTTAAAGCAGCTTGGGACCCCGAGCCCCGCAAGAAGTTTGCTTCTACCGTTGTCTATGTACATACGGATGAAGGAATAACGGGAGTGGGATCAGGAGATTTAATGATGGGGCTTGAGGGACATGAACATTTGTTTATCGGTCAAGATCCTTTTGCCATTGAACGACATGCACAAGTGATACAAAATATAGATTTTCACTATGGAAGATGCTGGCCGCTTGATTTAGCTCTATGGGATTTGATGGGAAAAGCAACAAAACAGCCCGTCTATAAACTGCTTGGAGCCCGATCTAACAAGCTTCTCGCTTATGCTTCAACGGGAGAAATCGTGACTCCTGAAGAACGTGCGGAACGTGCGGTTCGATTTGTAGAGCAAGGGTTCAAAGCAATGAAAATTCGTTTTCATCACAAAGATGTAAAAGACGATATTCAAGTAGTGGAAGCGGTCAGAAAAGCAGTTGGCGACAAGCTAGAAATTATGGTTGACGCAAATCAAGGATGGAAAATGCCTTGGGACGTTGAACGGACGTGGGATTTAAAAATGGCCTATCAAGTAGCGAAAGAACTTGAAGAGCTGAAAGTTTTTTGGCTTGAAGAACCACTGCCTTCTCATCAGTTTGAACTGATGGCAAAACTTCGGGACTCAGTAGGTATTCGAATCGCAGGGGGAGAGATGAACCGTCATATGCATGACTTTAGAGAGTTGAACAAAGTAAATGCATTAGACGTCTATCAGCCGGATGTAGCATTGTCAGGAGGAATTACGCAAACGAAAAAAGTTGCGGATCTTGTTCAAGGAAGCGGCGCTTGGTTCAGCCCGCATACATGGACAAACGGCATTGGTTTACTGGCAAATTTACATCTAGCAGCGGCGGTCAGCCACTGTCCGTATTTAGAATTTCCTTATGATCCTCCGGCATGGTCTAACGAACGGAGAGATTATATTCAGCAAAAACCACTTATGATCGACAAAGATGGTTACTTAGTAGCTCCAGAACAGCCGGGTTTAGGTATCGATTTGGATGAAGAAGCTTTAAAGCAGTACGAAATTAATCATTTCTACGTGGGTGAAAAAAATACAGTTTCTATTTAACTGATATAAAGGGTGAACACAAAATGAAGAAATATAGTGCTTATATAAACGGAGAATTTGTTCAAAGCAGCAATCAAATGAATGTTACGTACCCAGGAACGGGTGAAGTCGTAGCCCAAGTCTCTTCCTGCAGTATAGAAGAAACAGAGCACGCTGTTTATTGCGCTAAACAAGCTTTTAAAGAGTGGAAGCTTCGTCCTTCATATGACCGGTCTGAACAAATTAAAAAATTTTTAACAAACATGAAAACAGAAGAACATATTGAACGCATTGGAACAGCTATTACACAGGAAATGGGAAAACCTTTAAATGCAGCGAAATCAGAGGTGTTTTACGGAGCGGAGCTTGGCGAATACCAAACTCAGTGGGCAAGACGCATTGAAGGTCACGTAGTAGACAGCGATAACGTAAAAGAAAAGATTATTTCTTATAAAGAGCCTCTTGGCGTAGTCGCGGTGATTGTACCTTGGAATTTTCCAATTTATGTTTTGATGAGAAAAATCGTGCCGGCGCTTGTCGCAGGTAATACGGTTGTAGTCAAGCCAAGCGTAAAATCTTCTTTATCTGCTTTAGCATTAGCGGAGTGCATTCATCAATCCGGCTTTCCAAAAGGTGTTATTAATATCGTAACAGGTATGGATGACATTGTAGGAGAAACGTTAACTTCATCTCCTGATGTGAACATGGTGACATTTACCGGAAGTACTAAAGTAGGCAAAGGCATTATGGAAAAATGCTCTCGTCATATGATCCGGACATCGCTTGAATTAGGCGGAAAAGCTCCTGCTATTGTAATGGAAGATGCCGATATTGATTTAGCGGTTGAAGCAATTAAGGGAGGCAGGTTAGCTAACTCCGGTCAAGTCTGCAATAATACTGAGCGTGTATACGTTCATAAAAGTGTAAAAGAAGCGTTTACTACTAAACTATTGAAAGCGTTTCAAAATGTAGAAGTGAAAGATGGTTTGGCTAATCCAGATGCAGAAATGAGCTGTCTGATTAACAAATCTGAAGCAAATCGCGTTCATCAAATGGTACTTGAGGCCGCAGAAGAAGGAGCCGCTATATTATGCGGAGGCTATTTGCTAGAGGAATTAGGTGACAGCTTTTATCCGCCAACGCTATTAGATCAGTGCACGCAACAAATGAACATCGTGCAAAAAGAAGTGTTTGGACCCGTTCTTCCAATTATCTCGTTTGAATCTCTTGAAGAAGCAATTGATCTAGCGAACGATTCTGAATACGGCTTAACCGCTAATGTATATACATCCAGCTATCGCTACGTAATGGAGCTGACTACGCAGCTAGAATGCGGTGAAGTATACGTGAACCGCCAGCAGGGCGAGGCGTATCAAGGCTATCACTCCGGATGGAAGCAGTCGGGAATCGGCGGAGACGATGGCAAGCATGGATTTGAAGAGTTTTTACAGGTAAAAACAGTTTATATGAAATTTTAATTTTAAAAAGCAGGTGAACACAGGTGGAGAAAACGCGTGTGGAAGAAGATAGTGTAGGAAAAGTTGAGCTCCCAGCAGAGGTTTTGTATGGCATTCAGACGGCCCGGACAATTGAAAATTTATCATTTTCTAATAAAAGATTGCATGAATATCCGGACTACGTGTATGCACTGTTAACCGTAAAAAAAGCAGCTGCCTTAACAAATGTAGAAGCTAGCGTAATTCCAAAAGACATTGGAGAATCCATATCAAATGCATGTGACCAATTGCAAAGCACTGCTTATCAACATCATTTTTTGATTGATGTGCTGCACGGCGGAGGCGGTATTGGGACGAATATGAATGTGAACGAAGTAATAGCAGGCTGGATAAACCAGCAGTGGCCACATCATCTTCCCGTTCATCCGATTGAACATGTAAATGCATCTCAATCAACTTCTGATGTTTGTCATACCGCTATTCGAATTGCGATTATTAAAAGCTATCATTTTTTAGAAAAAGAAATGGAGCATCTCCATTCTATTCTTCAAAAAAAGATTGAAGAGTTCCAGCCTGTGATGACAATCGCAAGGACTTGCTTGCAAGATGCGATGAGTATTTCGCTTAGTAATATATTCAGCGGATATGAAGCGGTTTTTTCACGGCGTACGCACTATTTAAAAAGAGCTGCAGAAGAACTGCACGCTGTTAATCTTGGAGGTACGGTTATTGGCTCTGGGACGGGAGCATCAGAAATATACCGAAGTAAAGTCGTTCAGCAGCTGTCTCGTCTATCTGGTATGGGGCTTTACCACCGCGCTAATTTATTTGATGCAGCACAAAATATTGATGATTTAGCTAATGTTTCGAACGAATTAAAACAGCTGGCTACATCTTTTATAAAATTTGCTAAAGATTTAAGACTGCTGTCTTCCGGACCAGAAGCTGGCTTTGGAGAAATTCAATTGCCGTCTGTTCAAGCAGGTTCCTCATTTTTTCCGGGCAAAGTCAACCCGGTTGTACCAGAAACGTTGATTCAATGCTGTTTTCAAGTGTTAGGGTGTGACAGAACCGTTCAAGCTGCCCTTGAACATGGAGAATTGAATTTAAATGTATTTGAAGGAGCTGCTGGAATTAATATTTTAGACAGCATTCAGTTTTTAACAAAAGCTGTAAGGAATTTTGCGACTTTTTGTGTGCAAGATTTATCAGCTAATTCAGAGCGCTGTCAGCAGCTTTCTCAATCGTTTATTCCATTGATTGTAGAAATGAAAGAAAAGCATGGCTACAGCCGCGTTGCAGATCGTTTAAAAAAGACAGGATATGAAGGACTCAAAAAATGGAGGGAACGTGAATATGACAAAACTAAATGAAAAAACCTTATTTAAAGGAATGGAACAACCTGCATTGGTATGGGCAAAAGAGTGGCTGAAAGAGCCTAAAAAACTATACATCAACGGCAAGTGGCAAGAGAGTTCAAGCGGCGAATTAATAGATTCTATTAACCCTGCAAACGGAGAAATTAATGGTCAAATTCAAAGTGCAGCAAAACAAGATATCGATGAAGCAGTAGCCTCAGCTAGACACGCGTTTGACCACGGTCCTTGGCCAAGCGTTACAAGAAAAGAACGCGCGCGAATCTTAAGAGAAATAAGCAGCTTAATTAAAAAACATCAGGCAGAGCTCGCCACATTAGAGTCTCTTGATAACGGCAAGCTTTATACAGAATCATACCATGATGATGTGCAAGAAGCGTCCGATTTATTTGAGTATTACGCTGGCTGGACGGATAAATATTACGGTGAAAATAATCCGGTGGAAGGAGATTTTGTGAGTTATACAACCCGCGATCCGATCGGTGTATGCGGTCAAATTGTACCATTTAACTTTCCAATCGATATGGCCGCAT
The genomic region above belongs to Priestia megaterium and contains:
- the aldA gene encoding aldehyde dehydrogenase — translated: MKKYSAYINGEFVQSSNQMNVTYPGTGEVVAQVSSCSIEETEHAVYCAKQAFKEWKLRPSYDRSEQIKKFLTNMKTEEHIERIGTAITQEMGKPLNAAKSEVFYGAELGEYQTQWARRIEGHVVDSDNVKEKIISYKEPLGVVAVIVPWNFPIYVLMRKIVPALVAGNTVVVKPSVKSSLSALALAECIHQSGFPKGVINIVTGMDDIVGETLTSSPDVNMVTFTGSTKVGKGIMEKCSRHMIRTSLELGGKAPAIVMEDADIDLAVEAIKGGRLANSGQVCNNTERVYVHKSVKEAFTTKLLKAFQNVEVKDGLANPDAEMSCLINKSEANRVHQMVLEAAEEGAAILCGGYLLEELGDSFYPPTLLDQCTQQMNIVQKEVFGPVLPIISFESLEEAIDLANDSEYGLTANVYTSSYRYVMELTTQLECGEVYVNRQQGEAYQGYHSGWKQSGIGGDDGKHGFEEFLQVKTVYMKF
- a CDS encoding ABC transporter substrate-binding protein, which encodes MTYRKIFSLLVLCFTVLGACQQHSTTPLREEKKSLDSVSITVGSKSMTEQYLLMKMTALLLKEQGATVHERRFLDSDSIRKASLAGYIDMYWEYTSTARIVHQNQEPVYNEKKLYQLVKETDAKNHLTWLNTSHFNSSWGVLVNRSFAKEHHLNSVSDLISYIKKQNKEVKIATNNEFLKRKDGLMQLANNYELKSVSTEIIGIDSEIIPLAVKEGRVDVGIGMISDSRIQAYDLVLLKEDQSLFPPYYAAPVVKQSLASRYPSVVSTLNELSSKLTNKKMVELNYQVDILHKDVSDVAYKFLLENHLITR
- a CDS encoding sigma-54-dependent transcriptional regulator yields the protein MENKCSVLMIDDEQNLCKLVAKKLQKSGFHTHAAYTGGKGIEMAKTLDIDVVILDYMLPDMTGIDVLKKLKEVTQSKVIMLTAYGNVESAVQSMKIGAADYLNKPVELEELKNIIASLCTDKQPDAVMEKGKDKDFISKSSEMNKLVEMVEYVKDTDASILILGESGVGKTAMAKWIHEQSHRKNSPFVAINCAAIPEALLESELFGYRKGAFTGAASSQKGKFSAADGGTIFLDEIGEISLSMQAKLLHVIEEKKVMQLGSNEYESLDVRIISATNKPLQQLVEQKKFREDLYYRLNLMEITIPPLRHRKEDIEPLIHHHIIKLNTKYNKTLTVSNAALQQLISYEWPGNIRELLNAIERVHILKRYGTIELSDLTYLFNKQESHSYRNQQVKAKQTNLSHALGEVEEEMIKNALEEMKGNQTKAAQKLGIARHTLIYKMKKMGLKF
- a CDS encoding mandelate racemase/muconate lactonizing enzyme family protein — its product is MKITGIEIKHYLLPLNPPFKAAWDPEPRKKFASTVVYVHTDEGITGVGSGDLMMGLEGHEHLFIGQDPFAIERHAQVIQNIDFHYGRCWPLDLALWDLMGKATKQPVYKLLGARSNKLLAYASTGEIVTPEERAERAVRFVEQGFKAMKIRFHHKDVKDDIQVVEAVRKAVGDKLEIMVDANQGWKMPWDVERTWDLKMAYQVAKELEELKVFWLEEPLPSHQFELMAKLRDSVGIRIAGGEMNRHMHDFRELNKVNALDVYQPDVALSGGITQTKKVADLVQGSGAWFSPHTWTNGIGLLANLHLAAAVSHCPYLEFPYDPPAWSNERRDYIQQKPLMIDKDGYLVAPEQPGLGIDLDEEALKQYEINHFYVGEKNTVSI
- a CDS encoding lyase family protein, with the translated sequence MEKTRVEEDSVGKVELPAEVLYGIQTARTIENLSFSNKRLHEYPDYVYALLTVKKAAALTNVEASVIPKDIGESISNACDQLQSTAYQHHFLIDVLHGGGGIGTNMNVNEVIAGWINQQWPHHLPVHPIEHVNASQSTSDVCHTAIRIAIIKSYHFLEKEMEHLHSILQKKIEEFQPVMTIARTCLQDAMSISLSNIFSGYEAVFSRRTHYLKRAAEELHAVNLGGTVIGSGTGASEIYRSKVVQQLSRLSGMGLYHRANLFDAAQNIDDLANVSNELKQLATSFIKFAKDLRLLSSGPEAGFGEIQLPSVQAGSSFFPGKVNPVVPETLIQCCFQVLGCDRTVQAALEHGELNLNVFEGAAGINILDSIQFLTKAVRNFATFCVQDLSANSERCQQLSQSFIPLIVEMKEKHGYSRVADRLKKTGYEGLKKWREREYDKTK